A stretch of Cicer arietinum cultivar CDC Frontier isolate Library 1 chromosome 5, Cicar.CDCFrontier_v2.0, whole genome shotgun sequence DNA encodes these proteins:
- the LOC101489752 gene encoding WD repeat-containing protein DWA2 isoform X2, with protein MQAASSGIGYGLKYQARCISDVKADTDHTSFLAGTLSLKEENEVHLIRLSSSGTELFCEGLFSHPNEIWDLVSCPFDQRIFSTVYSNGESYGAAIWQIPELYGELNSPQLERITSLDTQSGKIKCILWWPTGKHDKLISINDENLCLWSLDVSKKTAQVQSQDSAGMMHKLSGGAWDPHDVNSVAATCESSLQFWDVRTMKKTLSVECSHVRNVDYHPTKKNIIVTAEHESGIRIWDLRKPKVPIQELPGHTHWTWIIKCNPEYDGMILSAGTDSAVNLWLASINHEDLTTESQAESPVRVVDPLLHTYSDYEDSIYGLTWSSREPWIFASLSYDGRVVVESVKPFLSKK; from the exons ATGCAAGCTGCATCATCTGGCATCGGATATGGTCTAAAATATCAG GCTAGATGCATATCAGATGTAAAAGCAGACACAGATCACACAAGTTTCCTTGCCGGAACTCTTAGCCTCAAAGAAGAAAATGAG GTACATCTTATTCGGCTTTCGTCAAGTGGAACAGAACTTTTCTGTGAGGGATTGTTTTCGCACCCTAACGAGATCTGGGACCTTGTTTCATGTCCTTTTGATCAACGCATTTTCTCAACCGTCTATTCTAATG GTGAATCCTATGGAGCAGCAATATGGCAGATTCCGGAGTTATATGGCGAGTTAAATTCCCCACAGTTAGAGAGAATTACCTCTCTTGATACTCAATCCGGTAAGATTAAATG TATTCTTTGGTGGCCAACTGGAAAGCATGATAAATTGATTAGCATCAACGACGAAAACCTATGCTTGTGGAGTTTGGATGTTTCCAAAAAAACTGCACAG GTACAATCACAAGATTCGGCTGGTATGATGCACAAGTTATCTGGAGGAGCATGGGATCCCCATGATGTGAATTCTGTAGCTGCAACTTGTGAATCATCTCTCCAGTTTTGGGATGTGAGAACAATGAA GAAGACACTTTCAGTCGAGTGTTCCCATGTCCGCAATGTTGATTACCATCCTACTAAAAAGAACATAATT GTTACAGCAGAACATGAGTCGGGAATACGCATTTGGGATCTAAGAAAACCAAAAGTTCCCATCCAAGAGCTTCCAGGACATACACATTG GACATGGATTATCAAGTGTAACCCAGAGTATGATGGAATGATCTTG AGTGCTGGAACAGATTCGGCTGTCAATTTGTGGTTGGCCTCTATAAACCATGAGGACTTAACGACTGAAAG CCAAGCAGAGTCTCCTGTCCGTGTGGTTGATCCATTGCTTCATACGTACAGTGATTATGAAGACAGTATTTATG GGCTTACTTGGAGTTCCCGTGAACCATGGATCTTTGCATCTTTGTCATATGATGGAAGG gTGGTTGTAGAATCTGTTAAGCCTTTCCTCTCCAAAAAATGA
- the LOC101489752 gene encoding WD repeat-containing protein DWA2 isoform X1, protein MQAASSGIGYGLKYQARCISDVKADTDHTSFLAGTLSLKEENEVHLIRLSSSGTELFCEGLFSHPNEIWDLVSCPFDQRIFSTVYSNGESYGAAIWQIPELYGELNSPQLERITSLDTQSGKIKCILWWPTGKHDKLISINDENLCLWSLDVSKKTAQVQSQDSAGMMHKLSGGAWDPHDVNSVAATCESSLQFWDVRTMKKTLSVECSHVRNVDYHPTKKNIIVTAEHESGIRIWDLRKPKVPIQELPGHTHWTWIIKCNPEYDGMILSAGTDSAVNLWLASINHEDLTTESSQAESPVRVVDPLLHTYSDYEDSIYGLTWSSREPWIFASLSYDGRVVVESVKPFLSKK, encoded by the exons ATGCAAGCTGCATCATCTGGCATCGGATATGGTCTAAAATATCAG GCTAGATGCATATCAGATGTAAAAGCAGACACAGATCACACAAGTTTCCTTGCCGGAACTCTTAGCCTCAAAGAAGAAAATGAG GTACATCTTATTCGGCTTTCGTCAAGTGGAACAGAACTTTTCTGTGAGGGATTGTTTTCGCACCCTAACGAGATCTGGGACCTTGTTTCATGTCCTTTTGATCAACGCATTTTCTCAACCGTCTATTCTAATG GTGAATCCTATGGAGCAGCAATATGGCAGATTCCGGAGTTATATGGCGAGTTAAATTCCCCACAGTTAGAGAGAATTACCTCTCTTGATACTCAATCCGGTAAGATTAAATG TATTCTTTGGTGGCCAACTGGAAAGCATGATAAATTGATTAGCATCAACGACGAAAACCTATGCTTGTGGAGTTTGGATGTTTCCAAAAAAACTGCACAG GTACAATCACAAGATTCGGCTGGTATGATGCACAAGTTATCTGGAGGAGCATGGGATCCCCATGATGTGAATTCTGTAGCTGCAACTTGTGAATCATCTCTCCAGTTTTGGGATGTGAGAACAATGAA GAAGACACTTTCAGTCGAGTGTTCCCATGTCCGCAATGTTGATTACCATCCTACTAAAAAGAACATAATT GTTACAGCAGAACATGAGTCGGGAATACGCATTTGGGATCTAAGAAAACCAAAAGTTCCCATCCAAGAGCTTCCAGGACATACACATTG GACATGGATTATCAAGTGTAACCCAGAGTATGATGGAATGATCTTG AGTGCTGGAACAGATTCGGCTGTCAATTTGTGGTTGGCCTCTATAAACCATGAGGACTTAACGACTGAAAG CAGCCAAGCAGAGTCTCCTGTCCGTGTGGTTGATCCATTGCTTCATACGTACAGTGATTATGAAGACAGTATTTATG GGCTTACTTGGAGTTCCCGTGAACCATGGATCTTTGCATCTTTGTCATATGATGGAAGG gTGGTTGTAGAATCTGTTAAGCCTTTCCTCTCCAAAAAATGA